In the Ignavibacteria bacterium genome, AGAATTACGAAGAACAATTCCCGTGATTGAACAACTTGCAAAACGAATTGACGTTCCGATTTCGATTGATACAACGAAATCAAAAGTTGCAGAAGAATCATTGAATGTTGGAGCAACGATGGTGAATGATATTTCCGGTTTGATGTTTGATGAGGAAATGATTTCTGTTGTTGCGAAAGCGAAAGCAAGTTTAGTCGTTATGCACATTCAAGGCAATCCGAAAACGATGCAACAAAATCCACGATATGAAAATGTTGTTGAAGAAGTAAAACAATTTTTGTTGAACGCAATTTTAAAAGCAACAGCAAATGGTGTTTCACAAATTTTTATTGACCCGGGAATTGGATTTGGAAAAGCGTTGGAACATAATCTTTCACTCTTAAACCATTTGCAAGAATTTACATCGCTCGGTTATCCAATTCTCGTTGGAACATCACGAAAATCATTTATCGGAAAATTGACAAACGAATTGCAAGCGGATAAACGATTGGAAGGAACTGCGGCATCAGTTGCACTTTCCATTTTGAATGGGGCAAATGTGGTTCGCGTTCATGATGTAAAGGAAATGAAGAAAGTGGTTTTAGTTACTGATGCAATTGTAAGAGCAAAGTAGATGAACAAATTTGAAAATGAAAAGAACGAAATGCTCGCGCTCTTTCGTTCTCGAGGAATAAAAGACGAGAATGTTCTTGCTGTAATGAAAAAAGTCGAGCGGCATTTGTTTGTTGATGAACCTTTCACGCGTCGTGCGTATGAAGATTGCGCATTGCCGATTTCAAATTCGCAAACAATTTCTCAGCCGTACACTGTTGCAATAATGACAGAATTGTTGCAAGTAAAAAAAACCGACAAGATTTTAGAAATAGGAACTGGTTCCGGTTA is a window encoding:
- the folP gene encoding dihydropteroate synthase, which translates into the protein MLNKIPFYTIGKNVFDFSRTYLMGILNVTPDSFSDGGKYFSIESAIKRGIEMVENGADIIDIGGESTRPNSESISVGEELRRTIPVIEQLAKRIDVPISIDTTKSKVAEESLNVGATMVNDISGLMFDEEMISVVAKAKASLVVMHIQGNPKTMQQNPRYENVVEEVKQFLLNAILKATANGVSQIFIDPGIGFGKALEHNLSLLNHLQEFTSLGYPILVGTSRKSFIGKLTNELQADKRLEGTAASVALSILNGANVVRVHDVKEMKKVVLVTDAIVRAK